One Azospirillum lipoferum 4B DNA segment encodes these proteins:
- the flhA gene encoding flagellar biosynthesis protein FlhA, translated as MTFTDHVRSRFGLIGDIGLANRDVLFAVGILLVLAVLFLPVPSWFLDLGLALSFSVAVLVLMVSLWIPRPLDFSSFPTVLLVVTMLRLALNIASTRLILSEGHNGHAAAGHVIQGFSQFVMGGNFVIGVVIFCILVVINFVVITKGATRIAEVGARFTLDAIPGKQMAIDADLSAGMIDEAEARRRRKELEDESTFYGAMDGASKFVRGDAVAGLVITVINVLGGMAIGIAQKGMSFEHAASIYTTLTVGDGLATQIPALVVSLAAGLLVTKGGNIGSAEKAVIDQLGAYPKALMVASGLLVALAITPGLPMAPFLAIGVAFAVLGWYAPRRKARAAALAKLEESRKAPPAAPEEAVEDMLKVDEVKVEVGNHLVPLILNKNGPLTTKVKTLRKRFATEFGFVLPSVRIKDSSFLAPKSYVISIMGVEAAKGEVRPKHLLAIDPTGGAVPDIAGDPTREPTFGLQAKWIDPFRHEEAVAKGYTVVDPESVITTHLTEVIKDNLSTLLTFAALQKLIDGLGREYQKLINDMVPSQISLVVLQRVLQQLLSERVSIRNLPAIVEAVAEAVGWTRHITLITEHVRMRLGQQIHQGLAGPDGFVSVIVLSPRWEQALLDHIVVEGDDRRFAMPPSQVQEFLTAVRLKIQKHATSQVWPALLVGAEVRPFVRSLLERVSPMTPVLSHAELHRKASLKTIDQV; from the coding sequence ATGACCTTCACGGATCACGTCCGCAGCCGGTTCGGCCTGATCGGCGACATCGGGCTGGCGAACCGCGACGTGCTGTTCGCGGTCGGCATCCTGCTGGTGCTGGCGGTGCTGTTCCTGCCGGTGCCGTCCTGGTTCCTCGATCTCGGGCTGGCGCTGTCCTTCTCGGTCGCCGTGCTGGTGCTGATGGTGTCGCTGTGGATCCCGCGGCCGCTGGATTTCTCCTCCTTCCCCACCGTCCTGCTGGTGGTGACGATGCTGCGGCTGGCGCTGAACATCGCGTCCACCCGGCTGATCCTCAGCGAGGGGCATAACGGCCACGCCGCCGCCGGCCATGTCATCCAGGGCTTCAGCCAGTTCGTGATGGGCGGCAACTTCGTCATCGGCGTGGTGATCTTCTGCATCCTGGTCGTCATCAACTTCGTGGTCATCACCAAGGGCGCCACCCGCATCGCCGAGGTCGGTGCCCGCTTCACGCTCGACGCCATTCCCGGCAAGCAGATGGCCATCGACGCGGATCTCTCCGCCGGCATGATCGACGAGGCCGAGGCGCGCCGCCGCCGCAAGGAGTTGGAGGACGAAAGCACCTTCTACGGTGCGATGGACGGTGCGTCGAAATTCGTGCGCGGCGACGCGGTGGCCGGTCTGGTCATCACCGTCATCAACGTGCTGGGCGGCATGGCCATCGGCATCGCCCAGAAGGGGATGAGCTTCGAGCACGCCGCCTCCATCTACACCACCCTGACGGTGGGCGACGGGCTGGCGACGCAGATCCCGGCGCTGGTGGTGTCGCTGGCCGCCGGCCTGCTGGTGACCAAGGGCGGCAACATCGGCTCCGCCGAAAAGGCGGTGATCGACCAGCTCGGCGCCTATCCGAAGGCGTTGATGGTGGCTTCCGGCCTGCTGGTGGCGCTGGCGATCACGCCGGGGCTGCCGATGGCGCCCTTCCTTGCCATCGGCGTCGCCTTCGCGGTGCTCGGCTGGTACGCGCCGCGCCGCAAGGCCCGCGCCGCGGCGCTCGCCAAGCTGGAGGAAAGCCGCAAGGCGCCGCCCGCCGCGCCGGAAGAGGCGGTGGAGGACATGCTGAAGGTGGACGAGGTGAAGGTGGAGGTCGGCAACCACCTCGTCCCGCTGATCCTGAACAAGAACGGCCCGCTGACCACCAAGGTGAAGACGCTGCGCAAGCGCTTCGCCACCGAGTTCGGCTTCGTCCTTCCGTCGGTGCGCATCAAGGATTCCAGCTTCTTGGCCCCCAAGAGCTATGTCATCAGCATCATGGGGGTGGAGGCGGCGAAGGGGGAGGTGCGGCCCAAGCATCTGCTCGCCATCGACCCCACCGGCGGCGCCGTGCCCGACATCGCCGGCGACCCGACGCGCGAACCGACCTTCGGCCTGCAGGCCAAATGGATCGACCCCTTCCGCCATGAGGAGGCGGTGGCCAAGGGCTATACCGTCGTCGACCCCGAAAGCGTCATCACCACCCACCTGACCGAGGTCATCAAGGACAACCTGTCCACCCTGCTGACCTTCGCCGCCTTGCAGAAGCTGATCGACGGTCTGGGCCGCGAGTACCAGAAGCTGATCAACGACATGGTGCCGAGCCAGATCTCGCTGGTCGTGCTCCAGCGCGTGCTGCAGCAGCTGTTGTCGGAGCGGGTGTCGATCCGCAACCTGCCGGCCATCGTCGAGGCGGTGGCTGAGGCGGTCGGCTGGACCCGCCACATCACGCTGATCACCGAACATGTGCGCATGCGGCTGGGCCAGCAGATCCACCAGGGGCTGGCCGGTCCGGACGGCTTCGTCTCGGTGATCGTGCTCAGCCCGCGCTGGGAGCAGGCGCTGCTCGACCATATCGTGGTGGAGGGCGACGACCGCCGCTTCGCGATGCCGCCCAGCCAGGTGCAGGAGTTCCTGACCGCCGTCCGCCTGAAGATCCAGAAGCACGCCACCTCGCAGGTCTGGCCCGCCCTGTTGGTGGGGGCGGAGGTGCGGCCCTTCGTCCGCTCCCTGCTGGAGCGGGTCAGCCCGATGACCCCGGTGCTGAGCCATGCCGAGCTGCACCGCAAGGCGTCGCTCAAGACCATCGATCAGGTCTAG